The Dunckerocampus dactyliophorus isolate RoL2022-P2 chromosome 1, RoL_Ddac_1.1, whole genome shotgun sequence genome has a segment encoding these proteins:
- the LOC129186146 gene encoding neuron navigator 1-like isoform X10, whose amino-acid sequence MTSLRGVPLSHSCMEGTMCYDSDEAAAFSISSLSNRSSPLSWRHGQASPRLQAGDAPSTVVNTPSDLSLRISHTSRINLIEALDDSSLLKGDYLSDSDLGGKSPNEDDEDDVNIDDLANGWDESSSISSGLSDGSDNLSSEEFITSPTLNSLPSTPIGSRRNSAIVMRTDAEKRSLVESGLSWDSDNTKPSRKSQGSSTYDTGSLKSESANKWKKSRLQVDVLEGGKGELKKPQTLSYGNVLKKGRNPPVGVTSPITHTPQSGIKVSVKTDGKPSDKSRLAVKNSSLQRSSSDAGKDHRNGTGSCEQRKPPSGLARPSTGGNFGYKKPTQNNSSSHTASAGGNIPKTSGIPVKPGIGGRKTSLDVSNSDQSGFLSPNARTSLQYRSLPRPAKTSTLTLTRPSSARPVSTTMDGGSGLVKPSSTALQAARLKEQAGLSSGTGLSKTGSRGIPSPVNQTDREKEKERAKAKAVVSDSECGGGSLKGTTSENGGRLHGLRPPSGSKGTDLLSSNSHRSSGTRSLTKPPSVAQLDKLNSNSLEVSAQDSLPPKIPPYSKLQDLASSTNPCLTPSPAPLLNINSSACFSGSGIGLGPRQVTSLGVDTGRTSPLLYPRLSGLHRSMESLSLQMSVAPELQERNREKLMRSGYDPSESRDKDQHEDKGPPVSWRSGSKVSKTDTDSSHRDRNTLPKKGLSFSSASQSEDEGKEKGERRHSHTILTMTDTLALPMLSSPSSLPRSSKTSTVPSPVGAPPRMIRSNSIPTQEASLELYGASPLGSTLSLAERPRSLGMVRSGSFREKEPNDEVNGSVISLASNASSSYSSVSASAIHSQSEERIQGEQIRKLRRELDSSQEKVSNLTTQLTANANLVAAFEQSLSLMTTRLQSLSLSHEQKDTELMELRETIESLKARNEEAQAVIHGALNNQDNMKDMRIRRQNSCESISSLNSLTSMSSVGSLKDQDAKKKKKKSWLRSSFNKAFSIKKGPKTYSDIEEIATPDSSAPNSPKMLHEGADPGENLPSTLKTSTCGTSAEILETAEEGNGDERAVTELRSELWEKERELTDIRLEALNSAHQLEQLRDAMNNMESTVESLKAENDHLKVGGQLHFAGSGPSSSTSQPSGLATFLGPSLRQPMSLTKSFSLSLNDCKGSDVFPGSMLNVSSQLEEVCAQVLVRITDPAEENKPQQEHYLGSVLVGEKIEWAYLDSIIAKTFREYLTQVDPTASLGLSCESLHMYQLTQGVQRVIGGDKPHTSPYQCLSGSPTRIFVTLKGLREQSVDSLVFETLIPKPMMLHYISLLLKHRRLILSGPSGTGKTYLAQRLAHYLLRRSHNDSPEVDHEPGHVGRGSAVTFNMHRQSQKDLQLYLSNVANQIDRQSGGELPLVVIIDDISDAGAITDLINGALTCKYHKCPYIIGTTNQPVKMSSNHGLHLSFRMVTFSNNVEPANGFLLRYLHRKVVEAYQKQEHDAEQHQALLCVLDWVPQLWYHLHTFLEKHSTSDFLIGPCFFLSCPVSVAEFRKWFIDLWNHSIIPYLQEGAKDGIKVHGQKAVWEDPVEWVRGTLPWPSAQQDQSKLFHLPPPSIGLLSEEKKPDKDTPPPSTLDSDPLMIMLLKLQESANSIESPEREGSLDPTLQATL is encoded by the exons TTGGGACGAGAGTAGCTCCATCAGCAGCGGACTGAGTGACGGCTCTGACAACCTTAGCTCTGAAGAGTTCATCACAAGCCCCACCCTCAACTCGCTTCCTTCCACTCCCATCGGCTCCCGCAGAAATTCAGCCATTGTG ATGCGGACAGATGCTGAGAAAAGGTCTCTGGTGGAAAGTGGACTGTCATGGGACAGTGACAATACCAAACCCAGCCGCAAGAGTCAGGGCAGCAGCACCTACGATACAGGAAGCCTCAAGTCGGAATCAGccaataaatggaaaaaatcgaGGCTGCAAGTAGACGTTCTTGAAGGAGGGAAGGGCGAACTGAAGAAACCTCAGACATTGAGCTACGGGAATGTGTTGAAGAAAGGAAGAAACCCACCAGTGGGAGTCACCTcacccatcacacacacacctcagagTGGGATCAAAGTGTCAG TGAAGACAGATGGAAAGCCATCAGATAAATCTCGGCTAGCAGTGAAAAATTCCAGTCTTCAGCGCTCCTCTTCTGATGCCGGGAAAGATCATCGGAACGGGACCGGTTCTTGTGAACAACGTAAACCGCCATCAGGTCTTGCCAGGCCCTCGACTGGAGGAAACTTTGGTTACAAAAAGCCCACACAAAATAATAGCAGTTCACACACTGCGAGTGCAGgtggcaacattccaaagacGTCTGGTATTCCGGTCAAACCAGGGATAGGTGGACGTAAGACAAGTCTTGATGTCTCTAACAGCGACCAGAGTGGGTTTTTGTCTCCAAATGCCAGGACATCACTTCAGTACCGCTCTTTGCCACGCCCTGCCAAGACAAGCACCTTAACGCTAACCCGGCCAAGCTCGGCACGCCCAGTGAGCACCACCATGGACGGAGGCTCTGGGCTGGTCAAACCCTCTAGCACAGCCCTTCAGGCCGCGAGGCTCAAAGAACAGGCCGGACTCAGTTCAGGAACAGGGTTGAGTAAGACGGGCAGTCGTGGAATCCCAAGTCCTGTTAATCAAACAGACAGGGAGAAAGAGAAGGAGAGAGCCAAAGCTAAAGCTGTTGTGTCTGACTCAGAGTGTGGAGGAGGGTCTCTGAAGGGAACTACTTCAGAGAATGGTGGGAGGTTGCATGGCCTGAGACCTCCCAGTGGTAGCAAGGGCACAGATCTGCTCTCATCCAACTCACACAG ATCATCTGGAACTCGCAGCCTGACAAAGCCTCCGTCTGTTGCCCAACTTGACAAGCTGAACTCCAACAGCCTGGAGGTCAGCGCTCAGGACTCCTTGCCACCTAAGATTCCTCCTTACTCCAAACTTCAAGATTTAGCTAGCTCCACGAACCCCTGCCTTACCCCGAGCCCAGCCCCTTTGCTCAATATCAACTCTTCAGCCTGCTTCTCAGGCTCAGGGATCGGTTTGGGGCCCAGGCAAGTCACGTCTCTCGGCGTTGACACCGGGAGAACCTCTCCCTTGCTCTACCCTCGCCTGTCAGGGCTGCATCGCAGCATGGAGTCCCTGTCCTTACAGATGAGCGTGGCTCCAGAGCTGCAGGAGAGGAACCGAGAGAAGTTGATGAGAAGTGGGTATGACCCCAGCGAGTCTAGAGACAAAGATCAACATGAAGATAAAGGCCCTCCTGTCAGCTGGAGGTCTGGAAGTAAAGTCTCCAAGACAGACACAGACAG TTCTCATAGGGACAGAAACACTCTACCAAAGAAAGGTTTAAG CTTCAGCAGTGCCTCTCAGAGTGAGGATGAAGGGAAGGAGAAAGGAGAGAGGAGACACTCTCACACTATTCTGACCATGACCGACACTCTCGCTCTTCCGATGTTGTCCTCACCCTCCTCCCTGCCCCGCTCCTCCAAGACCAGTACAG TACCAAGCCCAGTTGGTGCACCTCCGAGAATGATTCGATCCAACAGCATCCCAACACAGGAAGCCTCCCTGGAGCTTTACGGGGCATCTCCGCTGGGAAGCACGTTGTCACTGGCTGAACGTCCACGCAGCTTGGGAATGGTACGCTCCGGTTCCTTCAGGGAGAAGGAGCCAAATGATGAAG TTAATGGATCTGTAATCTCCTTGGCATCCAACGCTTCGTCAAGCTACTCCTCGGTGAGTGCAAGCGCCATTCATTCACAG TCAGAGGAAAGGATTCAGGGGGAG CAAATCCGGAAGTTAAGGAGAGAACTGGATTCTTCCCAGGAGAAGGTGTCCAACCTGACCACACAGCTGACAGCCAAC GCAAACCTGGTGGCAGCCTTCGAGCAAAGTTTATCCCTGATGACAACCCGCCTGCAGAGTCTGTCATTAAGTCATGAACAGAAG GACACAGAGCTGATGGAGCTGCGGGAGACCATTGAATCCCTAAAGGCCCGAAATGAAGAAGCACAGGCCGTCATACATGGAGCCTTAAACAACCAAGATAACATGAAAG ACATGCGTATTCGACGTCAGAACTCGTGTGAAAGCATCTCTAGCCTCAACAGTCTGACCAGTATGTCGAGTGTGGGCAGCTTGAAGGACCAGGAtgccaagaaaaagaagaaaaagagctGG CTGAGAAGCTCCTTCAACAAGGCCTTCAGCATCAAGAAAGGCCCCAAAACCTACTCAGATATTGAGGAAATTGCTACTCCTGACTCTTCCGCTCCAAACTCACCAAAGATGCTTCATGAGGGAGCAGATCCAGGAGAGAACCTGCCATCAACCCTCAAAACCTCTACATGTGGCACCTCGGCTGA GATCCTGGAGACAGCAGAGGAGGGAAATGGTGATGAAAGGGCAGTAACAGAACTCCGCTCAGAGCTctgggagaaagagagagagcttACAGACATCCGCCTGGAGGCTTTAAACTCCGCTCATCAGCTGGAGCAGCTCCGAGACGCCATGAACAACATGGAG TCAACAGTGGAGAGTCTGAAGGCGGAGAATGACCATCTAAAAGTCGGAGGTCAGCTCCATTTTGCAGGCTCCggcccctcctcctccacctcgcAGCCATCAGGGTTGGCCACCTTCCTGGGACCTTCCCTGAGACAGCCCATGTCCCTCACCAAGTCCTTCAGCCTCAGTCTGAATGATTGTAAAGGATCAG ATGTGTTTCCAGGCAGCATGTTAAATGTGTCTTCTCAGCTGGAAGAGGTGTGCGCACAAGTGCTGGTGCGCATCACAGATCCAGCTGAG GAGAACAAACCGCAGCAGGAACATTACCTGGGCTCAGTTCTGGTTGGCGAGAAGATCGAGTGGGCTTATCTCGACTCCATTATAGCCAAGACATTCAGA GAGTACCTAACACAGGTGGACCCAACAGCCAGCTTGGGTCTGTCCTGTGAGTCACTACACATGTATCAGCTGACTCAGGGTGTGCAGAGGGTGATTGGAGGAGACAAACCTCACACGTCGCCTTATCAATGTCTCAGTGGCAGTCCAACACGCATCTTTGTCACCTTGAAAG GTCTCAGAGAACAAAGTGTGGACTCCCTAGTGTTTGAAACCCTTATTCCGAAGCCCATGATGCTGCACTACATCAGCCTGCTCCTAAAACACAGGCGTCTGATTCTCTCCGGGCCCAGTGGGACTGGGAAGACTTATTTGGCTCAGCGTTTGGCCCACTACCTCCTGCGGCGCAGCCACAATGACTCGCCTGAGGTGGATCACGAGCCAGGTCATGTTGGTCGCGGTTCCGCTGTCACCTTCAACATGCATCGTCAGTCTCAGAAG GATTTGCAGTTGTATCTGTCCAATGTAGCCAATCAGATCGACAGACAGAGCGGAGGTGAGCTGCCGCTGGTAGTTATCATTGACGATATCAGTGATGCAGGCGCCATCACCGATCTCATCAATGGAGCGCTCACCTGCAAGTATCATAAATG TCCTTACATCATTGGAACCACCAACCAACCTGTGAAGATGTCATCTAACCATGGACTCCACCTTAGTTTCAG GATGGTGACATTCTCTAACAATGTGGAACCGGCTAACGGTTTCCTCCTGAGGTACCTGCACCGTAAAGTTGTGGAAGCCTACCAGAAGCAGGAGCATGACGCGGAGCAGCACCAGGCTCTCCTCTGCGTTCTGGACTGGGTCCCACAGCTTTGGTACCACCTCCACACATTCCTGGAGAAACACAGCACTTCTGATTTCCTTATAG GTCCTTGCTTCTTCCTGTCATGCCCTGTGTCAGTGGCAGAGTTCAGAAAGTGGTTCATTGATCTGTGGAACCACTCCATCATACCATACCTGCAGGAGGGAGCCAAGGATGGCATCaag GTGCATGGTCAGAAGGCAGTGTGGGAGGATCCGGTGGAGTGGGTGAGAGGGACCCTCCCTTGGCCCAGTGCACAGCAGGACCAATCCAAACTCTTCCACCTACCTCCCCCCAGCATAGGGCTGCTTAGTGAGGAGAAGAAGCCCGACAAAGACACGCCTCCGCCGAGCACACTGGATTCTGATCCACTG ATGATCATGCTTCTGAAGCTCCAGGAGTCAGCAAACAGCATCGAGTCACCTGAGCGAGAAGGCAGCTTGGATCCAACTCTGCAAGCGACACTCTGA